The Pirellulales bacterium genome has a segment encoding these proteins:
- a CDS encoding P-loop NTPase, producing the protein MTLSPPTTQQRVIGNAACNFSQDIQRHYRALLRQLGWPHCDGRPVPQAIGVTSSNAGRGTTTVACHLAATAAAMATNRVLLVDAHVARPAVSDRFCVDAAPGFVEIVLQGSADGVAPRACSVPRLWILPAGCAFDSSEQVYDSPALSGFVEELKSDFDLVVFDLPPAGDAFAPLRLAEQMDGVLLVVEADRGSWEDARRVRDFLSHSKVRLAGAVLNGYRG; encoded by the coding sequence ATGACGCTCTCTCCACCCACCACGCAGCAACGGGTCATTGGCAATGCGGCCTGTAATTTTTCTCAAGACATCCAGCGGCACTATCGCGCGCTGCTGCGACAACTCGGCTGGCCCCATTGCGATGGCCGTCCGGTCCCGCAGGCAATTGGAGTTACGTCGAGCAATGCAGGTCGAGGAACAACCACCGTGGCTTGCCATCTCGCTGCGACGGCGGCGGCTATGGCGACAAATCGCGTGCTGCTCGTCGATGCACATGTCGCGCGACCTGCCGTCTCGGATCGCTTTTGCGTCGATGCAGCGCCGGGGTTTGTCGAAATTGTGTTGCAGGGCAGTGCCGACGGCGTGGCTCCGCGGGCTTGTTCCGTACCTCGGCTTTGGATTTTGCCCGCAGGTTGTGCGTTCGATAGCAGCGAACAAGTCTATGACTCGCCTGCGCTGTCGGGATTTGTCGAGGAATTGAAAAGCGACTTTGATTTGGTAGTATTCGATCTGCCGCCGGCAGGGGACGCGTTTGCGCCGCTGCGGCTGGCAGAACAGATGGACGGAGTGCTGCTAGTGGTGGAAGCAGATCGCGGTAGTTGGGAAGATGCCCGCCGCGTTCGAGATTTTCTTTCGCACTCCAAAGTTCGGTTGGCTGGCGCGGTACTCAACGGTTATCGGGGGTGA
- a CDS encoding sugar transferase, producing MDVAGAAVGLIVLSPLFAAVAAAVKISSPGPVFFKQRRSGWGGQPFMMYKFRSMIVDAEGLKGELLAHNEQDGPAFKIECDPRVTKLGRFIRRTSIDELPQLWNVLRGEMTLVGPRPRPCDEQAGCSNWQRRRLDMTPGLTCIWQVSGRSNVTFNEWVRMDLEYVEGRSLWQDVKILAATLPAVISRRGAQ from the coding sequence ATGGACGTTGCGGGAGCCGCCGTCGGCTTGATCGTACTTTCGCCGCTATTCGCGGCCGTTGCGGCCGCGGTGAAAATCAGTTCTCCTGGCCCCGTGTTCTTCAAGCAACGCCGCAGCGGCTGGGGCGGCCAGCCGTTCATGATGTATAAATTTCGCTCAATGATCGTCGACGCGGAAGGGCTGAAAGGCGAACTATTGGCGCACAATGAGCAGGATGGCCCGGCATTCAAAATCGAGTGCGATCCGCGCGTGACGAAATTGGGCCGCTTCATCCGCCGCACCAGCATCGACGAGCTGCCGCAACTGTGGAACGTATTGCGCGGGGAAATGACGCTCGTCGGTCCGCGGCCTCGTCCCTGCGACGAACAAGCGGGCTGTTCAAATTGGCAGCGGCGGCGGCTCGACATGACACCGGGGCTGACCTGCATCTGGCAAGTCTCAGGCCGATCGAACGTGACCTTCAACGAATGGGTGCGGATGGATTTGGAATACGTCGAAGGCCGCTCGCTGTGGCAGGATGTGAAGATTTTGGCGGCGACGCTTCCCGCGGTGATCTCGCGCCGCGGCGCTCAATAA
- a CDS encoding glycosyltransferase: MNSSIPFIRPRLLLLAHSCNPEIGSEPGVGWNRALEASKEFSTWVVCDEETNRTPVERFLQLHGPIPNVQFSFVDSGRLEQRLRKLPGTYWVRYNLWHRRAYQVACRLHRQVNFDLVHQLNLCGFREPGYLWKLGVPLVWGPLGGAQNYPWRFLRSAGFSGAVSESLRNLLNCWQMRIGRRVGKAARKSKVVLAATTTNARALAPRCISPPRVLLEVGIHLPPRQTRNFHRPEPLRVLWSGVFEHRKSLHLLLEAVAVLPADMIGEVRILGRGPLEARWKKIARRLGIDSRCRWLGWIDRQLTTLQYQWADVFAFTSLRDTTGTVLLESLAAGTPVVCLDHQGAADVVTDECGVKLPVTNPRDVVRRLRESLIRLHFDRDELARLSAGARRRAEHFTWERQGERMSAIYREVFSSDEGGVEISCRATETAAERRLASVDTSDHPLSVAAPIVAARALLSERRE; encoded by the coding sequence ATGAACTCATCGATTCCATTCATCCGACCGCGCTTGCTTTTGCTCGCGCACTCGTGCAATCCGGAAATCGGCTCCGAGCCGGGAGTCGGCTGGAATCGTGCCTTAGAGGCGTCCAAGGAATTTTCCACGTGGGTCGTCTGCGATGAGGAGACAAACCGGACGCCGGTCGAGCGTTTCTTGCAATTGCACGGGCCGATTCCGAACGTGCAATTTTCCTTTGTCGATTCGGGACGATTAGAGCAAAGACTGCGCAAGCTGCCCGGCACGTATTGGGTGAGATACAACCTCTGGCATCGGAGGGCCTATCAAGTCGCTTGCCGCTTGCATCGCCAGGTCAACTTCGATTTGGTGCATCAGCTCAATCTCTGCGGCTTCCGCGAACCGGGATATTTGTGGAAGCTCGGAGTACCGCTCGTGTGGGGGCCCTTGGGAGGTGCGCAGAATTATCCCTGGCGGTTTTTGCGATCCGCAGGATTCTCCGGTGCGGTCAGTGAATCACTGCGAAATCTACTCAACTGCTGGCAAATGCGAATCGGTCGGCGTGTGGGCAAGGCCGCCCGCAAATCGAAAGTGGTGCTGGCAGCGACGACGACCAACGCGCGTGCGCTGGCTCCGCGCTGCATTTCGCCACCACGTGTATTGCTCGAAGTGGGAATTCATTTGCCGCCGCGGCAGACTCGCAATTTTCATCGGCCGGAGCCTCTGCGGGTGCTTTGGAGTGGTGTTTTCGAGCATCGTAAGTCGCTCCACTTGCTTCTTGAGGCTGTTGCCGTTCTTCCTGCCGATATGATTGGAGAGGTTCGCATCCTCGGGCGCGGCCCACTCGAAGCGCGATGGAAAAAAATCGCGAGGCGGCTGGGGATCGATTCTCGTTGTCGCTGGCTGGGCTGGATTGATCGGCAGTTGACCACACTGCAGTACCAATGGGCCGATGTGTTTGCCTTTACGAGCTTACGCGATACCACGGGCACGGTATTGCTCGAGTCGTTAGCGGCCGGCACGCCGGTGGTTTGCCTCGATCACCAGGGCGCCGCCGACGTGGTGACTGATGAATGCGGCGTCAAGCTTCCGGTGACCAATCCGCGCGACGTCGTCCGCCGGCTGCGCGAATCACTAATTCGGCTGCATTTCGATCGAGACGAATTGGCTCGACTCAGCGCCGGCGCCAGACGGCGCGCCGAACATTTCACTTGGGAGCGGCAAGGGGAGCGGATGTCGGCCATCTACCGCGAAGTATTCTCTAGCGATGAAGGCGGCGTCGAAATCTCTTGCCGCGCTACGGAAACTGCCGCAGAACGTCGACTCGCGAGTGTCGATACCAGCGACCATCCGCTTTCAGTCGCGGCTCCGATCGTCGCGGCGAGAGCATTGCTCTCGGAGCGGAGGGAATAA